In Marinifilum sp. JC120, the sequence TCTTCTTGGCATCACTTGTATCGTAGAATTGTTTCCGAGCTTCTTCTTTTGTTTGCTTTTGTTGGGCGATATCTTTCTGCACTTTTTCCGCTTTGTCGGCACTGCAAGCAACATTTACAAAACAAAGAATCAAAACACTCAGGAAAACCAATAATCTTCGCATATAATCTCCAGTCTTTATTTTGGATAAAATTAGAAATTAGAAGACCAAATGTCAATGCTGTTATTTGTTTTATCGTCGCTTTATCACTCTGCTGCATAGTCCCAAGTGAATGTTTCGCTGACAGTGCAAGTGCTATGAATTTAGGATTTGCAGATGATCTTTTGGCCAATTTTGAAACCACAGCTAAAACATGGGAATCAGCTATTCGAGGATATTCTCTAACCCTTTTTAAGGTATTAATCACCATTGAGCTCGCATGGCTAGGAACACAATCAATACTTAAACAGTACGACATGAAGCAGAAACTAGCTGAGTTAGTACTATTAATTATCTACGCCAGCTTTATGGCTTCTATTGTCTTCCATAGTGGGGAATGGACAACTGCTCTAATTAAATCTTTCAGTAGTGTTGCACTTAAAACTGGTGCACCAGAAGCTACTCCATCAGCAATATTCGCGTATGGCTACGACATAATATGTACACTGACGGATGAAATGAGTTTGTTGGAAAGCGTAGGCGTAATTCTTTGTTGTGTAATCATAGCAATTACATTTGCTTTAATGACTGCCCAAGTACTCTTGGTAAAATGCGAATCAATCATCGTATTAAATGCTGGAGCCATCCTTCTCGGCTTTGGCGGTTCCAAATTCACAAAAGATTACGCGATTAACTACCTCAAATATTCTTTAGCAGTAGCGGCAAAACTTTTTACCTTACAGCTTCTTATGGGCATGAGCATGAACTTTATTGAAACGTTCACGACGCTCAATTCTAAAAGCTTTACTGACATAATTTTAGTTGTCTGCTCATCAGTTCTCATCCTGGCTCTAATCAAATTTATCCCTGCAAAAGTAGCAGAAATAGTCAACGTCTCCCAAGTTTCCGGCGGAGGCGCGCTTACTTCTGCAATGTCTGCGATCGGGATCACAACCATGACGGCAATGCAAATGCCCGCGCAGGCTCTTGGCGGTGCAATTGAAGCCAAGCGCGGAATGGACACCCTCAAGGAAGCATTCAACATGGCCGGATCGCAAGGCGCAACCGGATTAGGCAAGGGAATGCAAGCACTCAAAAACCTTGGCGGCGCGGCTCGGGACAACATCGGCGCGACCAATATGGGCAATCTGCGCAGCACCATTACTTCCCATCATGAAGCCTTCAAAATGCAACAACCTGCTGGACCGTCYACCAACTTCCAGCTTCCCTAACTAATTGGAGTAATGACCTATGTCTAAAYCAACTGAAAAYCCATATCTCACAGGCCGAGAAGAGTGGCTTGARCGWTATGGMTCATACATTGATGGCCGTAACCAGTGGCGGTTATTCGCTTTGTGTTGCCTTCTGGTTACCGCCATATCCATGACCATGAATTTTGTGCAAGTCACTCAAAGTAAGGTTGTCCCGTTCACCGTTGAAGTCGACAAACATGGCCAGGTTCTTTCCGTAACCCGCGCGGATGAAATCGGCCCGGTTCCCAAACGTATTATTCAAGCTGAAGTGGCCAACCTCATCGTCAACTGGCGAACCGTTACCGCTGACATCGGGCTTCAGAAAAAAATGGTTAAGCGCATGTCTTCATTCGTAACCGGCGCAGCCCGCGGTGCAAC encodes:
- the trbL gene encoding P-type conjugative transfer protein TrbL, translated to MPILPCYFSFFLELPEKPQASSWHHLYRRIVSELLLLFAFVGRYLSALFPLCRHCKQHLQNKESKHSGKPIIFAYNLQSLFWIKLEIRRPNVNAVICFIVALSLCCIVPSECFADSASAMNLGFADDLLANFETTAKTWESAIRGYSLTLFKVLITIELAWLGTQSILKQYDMKQKLAELVLLIIYASFMASIVFHSGEWTTALIKSFSSVALKTGAPEATPSAIFAYGYDIICTLTDEMSLLESVGVILCCVIIAITFALMTAQVLLVKCESIIVLNAGAILLGFGGSKFTKDYAINYLKYSLAVAAKLFTLQLLMGMSMNFIETFTTLNSKSFTDIILVVCSSVLILALIKFIPAKVAEIVNVSQVSGGGALTSAMSAIGITTMTAMQMPAQALGGAIEAKRGMDTLKEAFNMAGSQGATGLGKGMQALKNLGGAARDNIGATNMGNLRSTITSHHEAFKMQQPAGPSTNFQLP
- a CDS encoding type IV secretion system protein; the protein is MSKXTENPYLTGREEWLERYGSYIDGRNQWRLFALCCLLVTAISMTMNFVQVTQSKVVPFTVEVDKHGQVLSVTRADEIGPVPKRIIQAEVANLIVNWRTVTADIGLQKKMVKRMSSFVTGAARGATKSWYEKNNPYQRGQKVLVEVDVKGIPLPVSSESWRIEWLETVRNHSGVAQSSTHYEATVKVRISPPETESQILRNPLGIYVTELSWAKLLEQ